The Tripterygium wilfordii isolate XIE 37 chromosome 5, ASM1340144v1, whole genome shotgun sequence DNA segment ACAAGATTGAGAGAAACAGTCAAGCAGGTTGcggagaaacaaaaaagaaatgatTACCTCTGACACAGAGAAGTGAAGTGATAAAACTCCCAAAAAAGGGAAGATCAGAGCATGCAATCAGTTCGAAATCAAACTGAAGAAACAACAGGATCTAGAAATAATCTCAAAATACCTGATTCAGATTTGCTGTCTTGAGTAAATACCCACATCATCAAGACCGAGAACCCGATAACATCCATGGGTTTTTAATTTTGCTTATTTGATTTCTAACTCGCGATTTGTCGTTTTGCGCCTTCCCATGGTGATAGTGAGGAACTATACTGCTTTTCAGACCACCGTATCTTATGCGGGACAAGTTGTGCGCAATGTAAGAAAACAATCGGCCGTTGTAATTATCCACGTGTCATCATAGAATCGCAAGTATCATCTGAGAGTCATGCTTACGGTGGCACCTGATAATAGAGAATCGAATCGTCAAATCGTGTACAAAAAAGTAACTCAAGTGTAGTGGGGGCTGGTGGAGGATCGGATCGTGGTTCGAGGTTCGAGGTCCTAATGGGCCTACGGAGCATCTCTTCAATTTTGGGCCTCCTGTTTGCCAATTGACATTGGGCCATTTCTTAGCCCAATGTTGATATGGACTTTGCACGGTTGCAGGCTTTTGGGTGTCAAAAATATGGCCCATTTTAAACAACTAGATACCTACAATAGTTTGTCATTTTGATGATGGTGACCATATGCTAGGTCTTGAGTAGAGGCCAGACAtattgcatgattttcttaattcaaAAGGGGAAGATTAAGCATTTGGGTAAAGGAACCATCAAAGTCTAATTTCATATGTTggtgcaaaaaaaaataattctaatTTCATATGAGAACCACGAGTAATTCAAACGAcattcatgtgtgtggtatctcatataagtctcgagttcgagcctctcaCATCCCTTCCCCTGtactaaaacaattaaaaattaaaaattataacaatTAAAAATTCATGTAGATACTCAACGATACTTCTTTGTCACGTCAACATGAAAATTTGGTATATGAGTCCCTGATACATAAAGTAGAGGAGTTTGTTTAGTccgaaattttttattttaaactatTTGTGAAAGTTTTTCAAAACTTATCCCAAAAATAACTGATAAATTTAGTGTAGATGAATAAAATCGTCATtattaaaattatgaaaagGACCTTTAAAAGATTTAACACATGTCAGTGAGGAGCATATCGAGAGAAATAAGTGAAAAGGATCTCATGATTAGGGCATAAGATCAATGGCACGAAATTAGCCATTGACAAAAGGGAAGCCCGTCAATCCCCTCAATCAAGGAGGACCGACTTGTATGCActataaatacaaaaaaaaaaaaaaaaaaagaaatgagaaaaagTATGAGCTTATTAATTTGAACGTCGGAGTGTTATCGATTATCCACAATAATCATTAGATTTACTGACCAATTCTTACTTTCTCAACGATCGATTTTtcgacataaatttaaccaatCAATGTGTCTAAAACATGAATTTTTAATCCATACtcataataatttaaaaaaaaaaaaaactttggagTAAGAAGTTGCAAAAAAACAATCCAGCGAGTGATGAAGAAGAGACAACGAAGAGCGAGTAATGATGCAGACAGGGACAATCAGACAGAGAGAACAATAACAGTTGGCACAAAGAGTGGCACGTGTGAGGTTCTTGATAAGCCAAAAACCAGTCCAGTCCGTCTCAACCTTCAGCCCCCAACCCTCTCTTACTCTTATCCTTTTCCTTCTCTCCCTCATCGTTGTTCATCGCATCAGGATCCATCGGCGTAGTTCATCTCCTTCGAAGGTACGTTCTTACGGCATCAGATTTGGTAACTGTGTTGATTGTTTATCTCATTGCTTGACTTGACTTTAACTGATATCATAGAATCGTATTTACGCGATTTTGAGTCTTCATTGTGTTTTTGAGTCTTTTTAAGGAAACGGaatttttgcttttattgtctGTTTGGTTGCAGAGAGTTTAGGAAATGAAATGCAATCGAAACTggaactgtttttttttttcttttttctttcctgatttgattttgttaCTTGTTGAAACGGACGAAAGGATTTTGAGATGGAAATAAAGTAGAACTGTTGTCTGATAAGCTCAACATGATTAATTGCTTGCTTTCTCAGAGTTGTATCTGTATGCAAATTTGTGATTCTTCACTTTCTTGGGATCCTTGTGATTTTGAATCTGATCTGAGTTTTGTTGGTATTACTTGCAAGTTTCGGGGGAATTGATTGAGAGTAGTGTTTTACTCGCGGAAACTTCTAGCTTTTGTTTTCTAGCAATTCCGAGGACGGTACTCATTCGCTTCTCGCCTTTTCTCCAGACAGTCTTACTCCTAGTGGTGGGCATCATTTGTATATTGGACAGACAAATCTGTGGGCAGACTGATGTGAAAACTTATTAGCAATTTAATAGAACATTACCAATCTTGCTCTTTGGCTAAAAAATGTCTctttgtttgtaaatcaatgaCTATCCTCTTTGAAAATCTTGTGCCTTgagtttgaaatttcaaatatatagtatttttggTCTGATGTGAACTTCATGCAAATCATGATGCAACTGGACAGAGCTCTGAAGGCAGATAGATATGTTAAATGTTTGGTGGATCATAGGGCGCATTGTAGTCAGAATTGTTATATTTAACagtggaaaatagtggaaataaAAGTTGATTAGGTGTGGGTTAAGGCTGGGGAATATCGTTGAGATATCATGATTAATCTTCATATCATCTCCATATACAAAATTAAAGAGAAGGAAACATATCCAATGTTGTTCTTGCTAAGAGTTGCAGCCTGCATTGTGATGAATTCTATTCAATGCTGTTTTTCACTGTTCCTAGTGTAGTACCGTGTAACTAAGCTCCTTTCGGAAACTTTAGATGTACAACTAGGATTAGATATCTATCCATTAAATTGTCAGTTATAATTCTTTTCTTGGGGGGTTGGGGAGGGAGTTTGGCATCAAGATTCAAGACAGTTATTGTTGCCTCACTTTGCTTGCTTTGTGAAGTTTTGAGAACTATTGTTGTTAATTCTTTCTTTGTGAGAATCACAAGTTTGAATTCATATTATATTTTGAGGCTTTGTTCAGGGAGGAGAGAGGAAGATGTCGAATAGCAGGAACACCCACTGGTGTCACAGATGCAGGCAGCCGGTCAGACTGCAAGGACAAGATGCACTTTGTTCCATCTGTAGTGGAGGATTTGTTCAAGAACTTGATGATATGGTGCGTGTCAGCCCTTTAGATTACTTTGGACTGGACAATGATGAAGATCATGACCAGAGGTTTGGGCTTATGGAAGCTTTCTCAGCTTTTATGAGGCAGCGATTAGCAGACAGAAACTATAACCATGATATCAGGGGGAGATCAGATCCTATTCCTGAGGGATTTGGTCCTTTGTTGGTTTTTGGAGGTCAAGTTCCTTTTAGGCTGGCCGGAAATGGTGAATTTGAAGCTTTTTTTAATGGGACTCCTGGAATTGGGTTCACACGAGGACGAGGTAATGCTGGAGATTATTTTATTGGTCCTGGATTGGAGGAACTATTTGAACAGCTCTCGGCTAATGATCGCCGAGGTCCTCCCCCAGCAACCAGATCTTCAATCAACGCAATGCCAACCATCAAGGTCACACAGAGGCATCTTCGTTCTGATTCTCACTGCCCTGTCTGCCATGAAAAATTTGAGCTGGGATCTGAAGTAAGACAGATGCCTTGTAACCATATGTATCACTCGGACTGTATAGTGCCATGGCTAGTCCAGCACAACTCATGCCCTGTGTGTCGCCAAGAGCTGCCACCACAAGCATCCGGTAGCAGCCATGGCTGTCAAAGCTCAAGTGGTCAAAGTAGAAGCAGCACAAACAATGAAAGAGAAAATGGTAGGGATAATCAAGGAAGACGGAATCCATTCTCTTACCTTTGGCCATTCCGCTCCTCAAGTTCTGGCTCGAGGCATAATGGAACAACCAGAAACAGCTCACCAACTATGCATGACAATAATCACCAAATGGGGTATTCTGGATGGCCTTTCGACTAGGTTATTAGTTATTACAGTGCTCGGATCATGGcttactttctctctctttgataATAACTTGGTGCCTGCAATTATAGTAAACACCTTCTTGGAGTGGAAGTGGTCTGAACCCTTGAGTACTCTCGAGTCTGCTGTTTAAATGTGATTATACCTGTTTCTACTTTGCAACTTCTTATGTAAATGACTTAAATTTCCCGTACTAATGTCTAGTTTGTACCTTCTCTTCTTCTGCATGGGTGCTTTTTTATGTTTGGAAAATAAGCAACGAATGTGGTATTTTGGGAATGTAAAAAAGAGTACCTTCTCTTGCTTCTTGGCATCTTTGCCCTTGTTTTtgatcgaaaatgataaaaatctcaacaatttATATCCTAATTGTTTAAGTTATCATGCACATGAAATCCTATACGTATAACTCAATAGCGAAGATAACTGAGATCCCCCAATCATTACTGGCTTTTGATTAAGCAGTTCTTTGCCAATCCCAAGTCggatttttgttgataattcaACTTGTACCTCAATGCCATGAATGTGTCATGGTTGTTTCTGTATCTTTTGAGAACAATTACAGTGGAACAACCTTATGAAGAGACCAAGCTTGGAATAATAAAGGGTGAAAAATgtaaacaactcttgtgcaTAAGATGATGTGGGTCTTATTACGTACAACGGTATCCAACTCATGGATGAGTGGGAAGCACCAACTTAAAAGttttataaaagaagaaaagtaaaatgatgGATAATGGATCATGGCCTTAGCCACATTCCATTCAGCCAGGAgaataaagatgccaagaagAGACTTGAGGAAAGTTAAAGATTAAAATTCATCATACTTCACCGAAAACCTATAGCTACACCAAGCCCCCCTGAGACGCTTACCAAATCATGGTTCATGACTAGAAGAATGGGTCCAGACCACCCATTGTCAGGTTTTGCTGGTGTAGAGCTTTTCTTGGAACTTGCACCCGACCCGGAGTCCCCATCATCAGAAGTTCAGAACCACCGCCACCGTTACCTTGTCCCCCAGCCAGTATTGTTGCCACTGCTACCCTTTTCACCAGCAGCATCCCAACTGCCGCCACCACCACTTCCCTTTTCACCACCACCAGTAGCACCCCGACTGCtgccaccaccaccgccaccactACCACCAGTGCCCCAGCCACCTGGGAAAGCTTCTCTGCCAGGAGAGTTTTGAACCTTGGCACCTGGGAATTTGTTCCATCCATCATTTTCATCCTTGCTGTCTGAATCCCATTTAGAAGTAGTGTCATAGCTATTATCCTGCCTCTCATTGCTGCCACTGTTTCCTCTGCTACTGTTATGCGAGGCTCGACCACGTCCACGCCCACTATATGGCCTAGGTAACCCGCTTGGATGCACATCTCGCCCACCACCATTTCTGTAATCATTCCGACCTGTAAATGCAACACAATAGAATCTGAATCGTACAATGAAGTTTAGAGGagaacaataatataaataaaccATCTGAAGAAGTTTAATCTGAATTGTACACTAAGAAGTCTAAGATAATAAAAATACGGAGCACAAGAAAGAGGTGCAAAATTAGAACAGACTGTGAGCTTGCAGAAGATGTCTGGGCCCCAATGTAGGCGATTAAAATTTTCATCCAGCCACGGTTAAGTAGCATCAAGTTTTTAATATTCTCTAACAAGTAGCTAAAACACGCCCAAAAAAATGCATTGCAATACAGAGCATCCCAGAACAGACATCGTAATAAACCTTCCACATAACATGAAATAAAAGTCCAAGGAATggaacaaaaaattaaatagataATATGCTTTAGAATACTATCATGGGCATGCAAAAGATGGCAGTTACATatctttattatatatttaaaagcTTTACCTGTTCTTGAACCTGGAGTAGAAGATCGATCTCGATCAAACGAATGCCCTCTCCAACCACCTTCATTGGTGGAACCACCCCAGCCACTACCTGCAGATGCCCCAGATGCAGGGCTTCGCATTGGCACCATAGCAGCAACTGATCTGATAGACGGTGCCGACTCATGTAAGGGATCATCAATATGCCTTTGGAAATATGCCACAAGCCGATCAATGTCTTCAAACATCCTTTTCCGAAATTTGAATCCCTTTGGATAGAGACCAACATACTCATGGTGCGGATTTGTACTACGTATATAAGTTAGAATGAATGTGCCTGGGTGCTCTTGGGAAATGCCGAAAGCATATAATATCCGCATTGGATATTCTGATTTCTCAatcctcaaaagctcatccacttCTGCTTTAGTGCCCCTCCTGAACTTGCGATAACTTAACATAGCCTTTAAATAACCCACCAAGGGATCCACGTATCGATCCATTACCTACATTGTTAAGGAACAGATCAGGTATCATCTGCTTGCACCACAACAGGCACACACAAATTCTCATCAGAAATTATGCCCACACCCTCACATGGTCACACATAAATGTGTGACAACAGAAACCATACTCAAAGATGCATGTGTCAGCATCAACATCATACAAATCTCTAAGCAGTTTAGTCATTAGTGACATATCTAAGTACAGAAGTATTTCATCCATCGATGATAATGAAGGAAACATCCTCTCCTTACCAAATGGCTAGTTATAACTTTGTAGATAATAAAGCATTCTGAGAGCacatctatttatttattttgagtaGATAAATCAGCTAATTCACTAGTTGATATTAACACCAACTTTCAACCATTAGAAATCAGCATCAGAAGCATAATCCAAGGCCACCAAAAGCAATTCCCACAAGAAAGAAGACTGACCTCATCCAAGTCCTCAAAAGTATCCTCCCCAATTTTCAGTGTCTTCCCAATGCGAAGCAAGCTTGTAATGTCCTTGTGTTCTTTTCCACCTTCAACTATGTCTTTGTGAGCATAAACTCCATCATACACTTTTAGTGTTAGAGTTAAATACGAAGGTCCACGAGAACTGGGGCGTATAATACTTTCACCAGGATCCTTGTCAGACAATAACTGTACATAAATAACTAATGAGTATCTAAGATACCAAGTAACTCAACATATATCATATAGCTATTATAAAAGTTCATGGTTCAGTTAACTGTACCATACATCTAAGCATaatcaaaaagacaaaaaaattgattgttcCATAATTTACAAATTACGACACACCTGCACTGCTTCGTCAGCGGTTATATTCTGGAAACGGGGATGAACAATCATTCTTGGTTTAAAATGTTTCTTGGCAAGCTCCTTCTCTTTACGAGCTTTCTCCTGCTCACTTCGCACACTGCTCTGGTCTTCATGATAGTAGGGGTCAAGGTCTCGAATGTGCTGGTGACGGTTGTTTCTCATATCACTCTCTTTACAAGACAGAAAGACCTGATATCTGTTTTTCACAACTGATGAAATCCTGCAAGTCAGTATGTCCCCTTCATGTAGCCTATCAGACAACTCAACATTATCCCTCCAATCATCAGCAACATTTTCCCTCAAAAGCATTCCAGTCAATCCATTTTCAAGCGCACATATAACCTTCTGACTTAGCACCTTGCGGACTGTAGCCTGCACAATCATACCTTCAGCCAGCGTATCCTCAGTTTCACCAGAAATCATGTAGAATTCCTCATCTTGACTTGGTTCTTTATAAGGTTTACGGAAATCCCGAAAACCTTGCATCAACTCCCTTCTAATATCATCAAATGTCTCTCTCTTGTTCTCACGATTTTTGCTCTCCAGATAGGCATCAATGTTGAGGCTTTTCAATAAGTTAGGCCGGTCTCTAACATGCTCTATTGCCATCTCAAgtgcatcttcatcatcatttgTATCCCCATTGATATCTTCATCATAAACATCTTTCGCTAACTCCTGCGCCACCCCATAAGATTCAGGATGGATTCTCGTATCATCCAATAAATCAATGAACTGGCTGCTGCTAGCAGCCAGCCCACTCCGCCGGACACGCAAAAAACCAACTGCATTGACAAACACTTTTTTACCAAGTCCATGGGTTGTTACAAAGTCTTTTCGTGTGAATATAGCCCCAGCTCTTACCAGAGACCTCTGCAAGGATGCTGCCTTTCTAGGCCCAAGCCCAGATACAAAttgcaaagatgcaaataaccACTCATGGCTCATAGCCAAGTTGACGTCAAGGCCCACTTGGTTGGTAGCATCTACCATCACTTGTTCCACCATTCCATACTTCTCATCAGAAGTGAGAAAGTTCTCTAAAGGATCAAGTTTCCAAGATAAAATCTCTCTCCCTGGTCCACAAAGTGTTGCAGCCATTGCCAGTGGATTTTGAAGGTATCGACCAAGAGCAACAGCTCGCTTGACAATGCCTGGcaacattaaaaaattaaattgactaTAAAATATCTGCAAGCATGCACAAAATTAAGAGGCTTAACGGTGTGAATTGCCTGGCAACAAATGTTTCCTACGTAAAGAAAAGTGGAGACAGTCAGACACCTACTTCTGATTGAGTTAGCAAACTAAGAGACATGGCTTTGAGTCTTGTGGGTATTGAATGGTTAGAGAGTCGGATAACGGCCTCGCAAGTTGGTAAAGGAACAACAGGGGCAAAAGCTTGTACAACTATAACTTTGCTTCTTGGTTCATTtggagaaaagaaacaaaaaggctATAGAAGGCATGGAAACTCTTTCTGACATGTTCAAGGATAAAAGGTTAAActccttttgtttttgatgcAGCGAGATCTTGCCATATCCATATAGATGGAAAAGCTATCCTTGATGCAAGAGATCTCATCTCTTATAAAGGATCTTAAATGGGTGATGCCCTCTTTGGTTACTTTTGATACATCAATTAACTTCCTTCTCAAAAGAGTATATGCACAATGAATTTACCTGGCTGTCCAGGCAACTGGTCAGATGAGACACGAGAATTTTCATAAAGGCGAGGCAGAGATTCATCCCCATATATGATGCTCAGCTCATCCATCTCATGACCAAGATCTCTAGGATTTTCCTCAACCATCTTAAAAATGATCTGAACAAGGAAACATGTATTAGATAGACACCACATGAAATTATGAAGAAACTACTAACACTTCGAGA contains these protein-coding regions:
- the LOC119998765 gene encoding probable E3 ubiquitin-protein ligase RHC1A is translated as MSNSRNTHWCHRCRQPVRLQGQDALCSICSGGFVQELDDMVRVSPLDYFGLDNDEDHDQRFGLMEAFSAFMRQRLADRNYNHDIRGRSDPIPEGFGPLLVFGGQVPFRLAGNGEFEAFFNGTPGIGFTRGRGNAGDYFIGPGLEELFEQLSANDRRGPPPATRSSINAMPTIKVTQRHLRSDSHCPVCHEKFELGSEVRQMPCNHMYHSDCIVPWLVQHNSCPVCRQELPPQASGSSHGCQSSSGQSRSSTNNERENGRDNQGRRNPFSYLWPFRSSSSGSRHNGTTRNSSPTMHDNNHQMGYSGWPFD